GAAGCGCAGCTGCGCCATGCCATGAGCACCGCGCTGGCTCTGGATGCCCCGGTGGCCGTGCGCTACCCCCGCGGAGTGGGCACGGGGGCCGCGCTGCCCCCGCGCGGCGAGGTGCTGCCCCTTGGCCGGGGCGAGGTGCTGAAGCAGGGCGAAGGGCTGGCCGTCATTGCCTGCGGCAGCCGGGTGCCCCCGGCGCTGGAGGCGGCGGAACGGGTGGCCGAGGATTCGGGCCGCCAGGTCACCGTGTTCGACGCGGTGTGGGTGAAGCCGTTGCCGGAAGCGCAACTGCTGGAACTGGCCGCCACCCATGACGCACTGCTGCTGGTGGAGGAAAACGCCCTGGCGGGCGGCTTTACCTCTGCCGTGCTGGAATGCCTGTCCGACAACGGCGCGCTGCGCGGGCAGACCATCCGCAGGCTGGGCGTGCCCGACCACTTCGTGGAGCACGGCAGCCAGAAGGAATTGCGGGCCAAGCTGGGCCTGTGCGTGGACGGCATCGAGGAGACTCTGCGGTCCATGCTGGGGGTGGAGTAGGGCGGCGGAAGGTTCCGTTTGCGGGCTACCATGCAATGAACGCGGCGGCGGGAGGTTACTCCCGCCGCCGTTCGTTTTTTGCGAAGTGTCCGGTTGGCAATGGGCCAGAAACTGCCAACAACTGCCCCTCAACCCGCCATCAACTGCCCATCAACCGGAGAGTGGCGGATATGGTGCCGATGCCGGGCGTTACTCCCGCATTTCCGCGATGATCGACTTCAGTTCCACGGCCAGCCGGGCCAGTTCGGTCACGGCCTGCGACGACTGGCCCATGGCTTCCGCCGTTTCCGAGGCGATGCGGTTGATGTCTTCCGTGCCGCGCCCCACCTGTTCGCTGGCGGCGGACTGCTGCTCGCTGGCGGCGGCAATGGCGCGCACGTTGTCCGAGGTGCGCTCCACCAGCCCCACGATGCTGCGCAGTGAATCGCCGGAAAGGTTGGCGGTGCGCGTGCAGTCCACGATGGCGGCGGTGGTGTTTTCCGTGCTCTGGATGTTGGCCCGCGCGCTCTGCTGCACCGAGCGGATGTAGCCGCCCACCTCGCTGGTGGCGGTCATGGTCTTTTCGGCCAGTTTGCGCACCTCGTCGGCCACCACGGCAAATCCGCGCCCGGCGTCACCGGCCCGGGCGGCCTCGATGGCGGCGTTCAGCGCCAGCAGGTTGGTCTGGTCGGCAATGTCGGCGATGACCGTCATGATCTGGCCGATGCCGTCGGCCTGGCGGCCCAGTTCGGTCATGTCGGCCTTCAGGGTTTCGGCCTGCCCGTTGATGGCGTTGATGGTGTTCACCACCGATTCCACCAGCCGCGCGCCCTCCTGGGCCTGCGAGCGGGCGGAATCGGCCAGGTCCGCCGTTTCCGCGGCGTTGCGCGCAACGCTCATGGAGGCGGAGTTCATTTCCTCCACGGCGGCGGCAGCCTCTGCCGTGCGGCTGCGCTGCTCGTCGCTGCCGCGTGACGACTGTTCGATCTGCGCGGCCAGTTGTTCGGACGCCGAGGCCAGCATGTTGGCCACTTCGTCGGCCCTTACCGCGGCATGGGCGATGCGTTCGTTCTGCTGCTCTATGCGGGCGTGTTGGGTCTTGATGTCCGTCTGGTCCGAAATCAGGGCAAACCCGGCGATGAGCGTGCCGTCTAGGTCGTACATGGGGGCGGCGTCCACGCTGGCGTGCAGCCGCGCGCCCTTGCGGCCCGCCAGTTCCGTCTGCACGCCGCGCTGGGGGCTGCGCTCGCGCATGCAGGTGCCGATGACCGTGGGGTGGTTGTCGTCGCCGTGGAAAATGCGCCCCACCGGCACCCCCATGAAGGCTTGCGGGTCGCCGTCGATCTGCATGTAGTCGAGGGTGGTGCGGTTGACGAACAGCACCTGCTGGTCGGGCCCGGCCACCACGCAGGGCAGGGTGATGCCGTCCAGCAGCCCCTGGGCAAAGCCCAGCTTGTGCTTGAGTTCGCCCACCATGGTCCGCACGTTGTCACCAAGGCTGCGGAATTCATACTTGAAGTCCTGACGCAGGACGGCCTTCAGGTCGCCACCGGCCACGGCGCGGGTAAATGCCTCTATGTCCGCCACCGGTCGGGCCACAAGGCGGCGCACCAGCAGAGACACCACGCCCGCCAGCACCAGCAGCGCCGCCGCGCCGATGCCCAGCAGGGTGTTGCGTTGGGCAACGGCCGTACCGGCCAGTTCGTCGGTGTAGGCACTCATGCACACCAGCCAGCCGGTGGCGGGGTCCGTGGTGACGGTCAGGTACTTGCGTTCGCCCTTCCAGTCGTAGAAGGCGCTGCCGTTTTTCATGGACAGGGCGGTGCGCACGAATTCGTGCTCGGTCACGTCCTTGAGCATCATGTCCCTGTCGGGGTGGGCGATGATGTTGCCTCTGCCGTCCAGCATGAAGCCGTAGCCCCGCTGGCCGAAGTGCAGCCCGCTGACGAAGGTGGAGGTGAAGTTTTCCCAGCGCGGAAAGATGCCCACCCCGCCGATGACGCGGCCATCGGCATCGCGGATGGCCTTCACCGCCACGAAGATGAACATGTTGCCGCCGCCGGTCTTGGCGGTGATGATGGACTTGCCGATGAAGGTGTCCTGCCCGGCCATGACCGCCTTGAAGTAGTCGCGGTCGCCGCGCTTGCCTCCGGTCAGGTCTTCCATGTCGGCGTTGATGCCCGCGCGGATGATGCCCTTGTCGTCGAACACGATGACCGACCAGATGTTGCCGTCGCCGCGCACCACGTCCTTCAGGCGGTTCTGGGCGGTGGCGGCGTCGCCGGTCAGGGCTTCCAGCACCAGGCGCTGCTTGGCAAGCTGGTTGATGGTGCCGGTAAAGTTCTGCACGTACAGCGCAAGCGCATCGCGCGCGCTGGTGCCTGCCTGTTCCATGGAGTGCTGTTCCAGTTCCAGCGCCATGCGGTACGAGGAACCCGTCACGTAGTATATGATGCCGCCGAATACCGCGATGACGGCCAGCATGACGGAAATTATGAATACCGGTGCGACGCTTTTGACGCTCATGGTCCCCCCAAAGAATGCAATGTTTCGATCGTATATGAAATGTAGCGCCATGGCACGGATGCTGTCAAGAAATAGGGGCACTACCGGGGATATGGGGGTAAACAGAAGTGGCGCATCCGATACGCGGAATGCGCCACCCGAACGGCAAGTACGCCACGATTTGCTGGAGTGCTGTTACAACGATGTCACGAACAGGCGTATGCCGTTTTCCAGCATCTGCACGGCCATCATGATGAGCACGAGGCCCATCAGCCGTTCCATGGCGCGCATGGTGCGGGGGCCCAGCAGGCGGGCTATGTCCGGGGTAAAGGCCATGATGGCGGCGGTGGCCGTCCAGGCCATCAGGATGCCCGCCAGCACGTTGATCTGGGACATCATGCCGCCCTGGGCCTGCCGGGCAAAGACCATCACCGCCGCCAGCAGCGAGGGCCCGGCGATGAGCGGCACGGCAATGGGCACGATGAACGGATCGTGGGCCACGGCTTCCGTGTCGCCCTCCTGCGGCGGAAAGACCATCTTCATGGAAATGATGAACAGGATCAGCCCGCCTGACAGGCGCAGGGTGGACTGTTCGATTTCCAGCATGCCCAGCAGCGCATCGCCCAGCGCGTGAAAGCCCAGGATGATGCCGAGGGCGAACAGCAGTTCGCGCCGCAGGATGGCGCGCTGCCGGGCCTCGCCGTGTTCGCGCAGCATGCCGAGGCAGGCGGCGGCGTTGCCCACCGGGTCCATGATGAGGAACAGCGGCAGGGCGATCTCGAAGGCGGTGCGAAAGTTGAAGGCGTCGAACATGTGCATATCCGTCTTTGGGGCATAGCCGGTGTAGGGGAAGGTTCGTTGCTCGCGGCGGTCCGTGCTGCCCGTGCGGTTGGGCGATGATCCGCTGCCGGGCCCGGCACGGCAGACAAACGGATTCGCCCGGCGGGGCCACGCTGTCGCGGGTGCCGCCGGGCGGAAACTGTCGGGCGGCGCCGCCGCGCGCGGCTATTCGTCGATTTCCATGTACGTGGCCGACTGGGCGGCCTTTTCCGACACGGTGACGGCATGCAGGCGCACCCCGTGCGGGGCAAGGCGCGGGGTCAACTGTTGCCAGATGTGCCGCGAAAGGTTCTCGGACGAGGGGTTGATGGTGTCGAACGGCGTGACGTCGTTCAGGTTCTTGTGGTCCAGGGTGTCGAGCACCGCGTTCAGTTCGCGCTTCAGCACCTTGAAATCCAGCACGATTTCCGTGTCGCCGGTCAGGCGGTCGCCCTCGGCCACCATTTCCACGGCAAAGTTGTGGCCGTGCATGGATTCGCATTTGCCTTCGTAGTGGCGCAGCGCGTGCGAGGCGCAGAACTCCGAGCGCACGGTCAGCCGCCAGATGGATTTCTTCACGGTGTGTCTCCTGGGCGATGAGGCCAAAGAAAGCGAAAAGGCCAATTGGGGGCAGCCCCTACTCCGGGCCTTCGGTCCAGTGGGCGATGTCCGTCTCGAACGCCGGGCCGGGCTGGACCATCCACTGCGGGCCGAACTGCAACAGGCATTCGGACTCGTCCACCACCAGGCGCACGTTCACCGGCACCGGGCCGCGATGCCGCTCCAGAATGGCGCGCAGTGCGGCAAGGCTGGCGGGCTCCACGCGGGGCAGGGGCATGTCGATGGTCACGGGCTGGTCGCTGGCGCCGCAGGCGCGGGCCAGCGGAATGACCTTGTCGCCCAGCAGCTTGATTTCGCGCGGGGTGTCGTCGTCTTCTTCGGTCATGCCCGTCGAGCCGGACATGCCGTCACCGCCCCCGCCGTTCCTGCCGCCATCGTCGTTCTGCTGCTTGCTGATGGTGGCCTCCAGCAGGAGCGGCTGGTCGGACTTCAGCAGTTCGCGGAACTCCGCGTACGGTTCGGGAAAGAACACGCATTCGCCGGACGCGGTAAGGTCTTCCACCTGCAAAAAGGCCATGCGCGCGCCCTTTTTGGTCATGTGCTCCTTGATGCCGGTGACCAGCACGGCGGTCTTCAGCGACATGCCGGGGGCCATGTCCCGCGTTTCTTCCAGCGGGGTAAGGCGCAGGCGGAACAGTTCCTTGCGGTAGGGCTGGAGCGGGTGGCTGGTCAGGAAGAAGCCCAGCGCCTCCTTTTCGAAGCGCAGCTTCTGGTCGTCGTCCCACTCCTGGGCCTGCTGCTCTTCGCAGTCGAAGCCGATGCCGGGGCACACGGCGGGTTCTTCCGGCACCATGGTGAACAGCGAAACCTGGTTGGATTCCTTGTCCTTCAGGCGCTTCTGGGCCTTGCTGACCACGTTGTCCAGCGCGGCCAGCATGCCCGCGCGGGTGCAGCCCAGGCAATCGCACGCGCCGCCCTTGATCAGGCTTTCCAGCACGCGCTTGGTCACCTTGCGCAGGTTAACGCGCATGCACAGGTCCAGCAGCGAGGCGAACACCCCGCCTTCCTCGCGGGCATCCACGATTTCGCGGATGGCTTCGTCGCCCACGTTCTTGATGCCGCCAAGGCCGAAGACGATGGCCCCCTCGTGCACGGTGAATTCGCGGCGGCTGGCCTGCACGTTGGGCTGCAACACGGCGATGCCCATGTCCTTGCACGCGGCCACGTACTTCAGCAGCTTGTCCTGGTTGCCCATTTCCGACGTGAGCAGGGCGGCCATGAATTCCGTGGGAAAGTGCACCTTCAGGTACGCGGTGTAGTACGAGATGAGCGCATAGGCCGCGCTGTGCGACTTGTTGAAGCCGTACTCCGCGAACTTTTCCATCAGGTCGAAGATTTCGTCGGCCGTGGCCTTGGGGACGTTGTTCTTCTGTGCGCCCTCCACGAATTTGATGCGCTGCTGGCCCATTTCCTCGGCGTTCTTCTTGCCCATGGCGCGGCGCAGAAGGTCCGCGCCGCCCAGGGTGTAGCCCGCCGCGATCTGGGCGATCTGCATCACCTGTTCCTGGTACACGATGACGCCGTAGGTATCGCGCAGGCAGTCTTCCAGCGAGGGCAGGGGGTAGGTGACGGGCACCTCGCCGTGCTTGCGCTTGATGAATTCGTCCACCATGCCCGAACCCAGCGGGCCGGGCCGGTACAGGGCCAGCATGGCGATGACGTCGTCGAAGCAGGACGGCTTGAGCATGCGCAGGTACTGGCGCATGCCCGAACTTTCCACCTGGAAGATGCCGTCGGTGTCCCCGCGCGAGTACAGTTCGTAGGTTTCCGCGTCGTCCAGGGCCAGGGTGTCGAGGTCGGGCGGGGTCTTGCCCTGCCGGGCGATCTCGTCCAGCGAATCCTGCACCAGGGTCATGGTGCGCAGGCCCAGAAAGTCGAACTTCACCAGCCCGACCTTCTCGACCATCTTCATGTCGAACTGGGTGACTATTTCACCCTTCTTTCCCCGGTACAGCGGCAGGTAGTCGCGCATGGGCCTGTCGGAAACCACGACGCCCGCAGCGTGGGTGGAGGCGTGGCGCGAAAGCCCTTCAAGCCGCATGGAAACGTCCAGCAGCTTGCGGATCTGCGGATCGGTCTTGTACAGCGCGGCCAGGTCCGGTTCCGCGTCGATGGCCTTCTTGACCGTCATCTTCAGGTCTTCGGGCACCAGCTTGGCGATGCGGTCGGTCTCGGCAAAGGTCATGCCCAGGGCGCGGCCCACGTCGCGCACCACCGCTTTCGCCTTCATCTTCCCGAAGGTGGTGATCTGCGCCACCATGTCTTCGCCGTACTTCTCGCCCACGTACCTGATGACCTCGGTACGGCGGCGTTCGCAGAAGTCCACGTCGATATCGGGCATGGACACGCGTTCGATGTTCAGGAAGCGTTCGAACAGCAGGTTGTACGGGATGGGATCGAGGTTGGTGATGCGCAGCGACCACGCCACCAGCGAACCGGCGGCGGAACCGCGCCCCGGACCCACGGGAATGCCGTTGTCCTTGGCCCAGTTGATGAAGTCCTGCACGATGAGGAAGTAGCCGGGAAAGCCCATCTGGCCGATGACGTCCAGTTCCAGCTCAAGGCGCTTCCAGTACAGGTCGTGGTCGATGGTGTCGCGGTTGGGGTGGCGTTCCAGGCGGCGCTTCAGCCCTTCGCGCGAGAGGCGGCGAAACTCGTCCTCCAGGGTCATGCCCTCTGGCAGGGCATACACGGGAAAGACGTACTTGCCGAATTCGAACTTCACCGCGCACTGCTCGGCGATGCGCCCGGTGTTGGCCACGGCGTCGGGCACGTGGGCGAACGCCTTTTCCATTTCCTCCGGCGACTTGTAGTACAGTTCCTTGGTCTCGAAGCGCATGCGGCGCTCGTCGTCCACCTTGGCCTGGGTCTGGATGCACAGCAGCACGTCGTGGGCTTCCACGTCGCTGGCTTCCAGGTAGTGGCAGTCGTTGGTGGCCACCAGGGGCAGCCCGGTGTGGTCGGCGAGCTCGATGAGCTTCTCGTTCAGCTCGTCCTGTTCCTTCAGGCCGTTGGACTGCAATTCCAGATAGAAGTTGCCGGGGTAGATGGCTTCGTATTCGCGGGCGATGCGGATGGCATCGTCCATGCCGCTGCGCAGGAGCGCGCGCGGCACCTGCCCGGCCAGGCAGGCGGAAAGGGCGGTGATGCCGCCCGAGTACTGGCGCAGCAGGTTCATGTCCACGCGCGGCTTGTAGTGAAAGCCGTGCAGAAAGCCGTGGGATACCAGCTTGACCAGGTTGTGGTAGCCTTCGTTGTCACGCGCCAGCAGCACCAGGTGGTGGCGCACGCGGGCCAGCTCCGAGGTCTTGTCCGTGTGGTCGTTGGCCACGTAGACTTCGCAGCCGATGATGGGCTTTATGCCGAACTGCTTGCAGGTATTGTAGAAATAGACGGCGCCGTAAAGGTTGCCGTGGTCGGTGATGGCGGCGGCGGGCATGCCGAAGTCCACCGCCTTGGCGCACAGGTCCTTCAGGCGGATGGCCCCGTCGAGCAGGCTGTATTCGGTGTGGCAATGCAGATGAACGAAAT
This genomic window from Nitratidesulfovibrio sp. SRB-5 contains:
- a CDS encoding methyl-accepting chemotaxis protein, whose translation is MSVKSVAPVFIISVMLAVIAVFGGIIYYVTGSSYRMALELEQHSMEQAGTSARDALALYVQNFTGTINQLAKQRLVLEALTGDAATAQNRLKDVVRGDGNIWSVIVFDDKGIIRAGINADMEDLTGGKRGDRDYFKAVMAGQDTFIGKSIITAKTGGGNMFIFVAVKAIRDADGRVIGGVGIFPRWENFTSTFVSGLHFGQRGYGFMLDGRGNIIAHPDRDMMLKDVTEHEFVRTALSMKNGSAFYDWKGERKYLTVTTDPATGWLVCMSAYTDELAGTAVAQRNTLLGIGAAALLVLAGVVSLLVRRLVARPVADIEAFTRAVAGGDLKAVLRQDFKYEFRSLGDNVRTMVGELKHKLGFAQGLLDGITLPCVVAGPDQQVLFVNRTTLDYMQIDGDPQAFMGVPVGRIFHGDDNHPTVIGTCMRERSPQRGVQTELAGRKGARLHASVDAAPMYDLDGTLIAGFALISDQTDIKTQHARIEQQNERIAHAAVRADEVANMLASASEQLAAQIEQSSRGSDEQRSRTAEAAAAVEEMNSASMSVARNAAETADLADSARSQAQEGARLVESVVNTINAINGQAETLKADMTELGRQADGIGQIMTVIADIADQTNLLALNAAIEAARAGDAGRGFAVVADEVRKLAEKTMTATSEVGGYIRSVQQSARANIQSTENTTAAIVDCTRTANLSGDSLRSIVGLVERTSDNVRAIAAASEQQSAASEQVGRGTEDINRIASETAEAMGQSSQAVTELARLAVELKSIIAEMRE
- a CDS encoding MarC family protein, with product MFDAFNFRTAFEIALPLFLIMDPVGNAAACLGMLREHGEARQRAILRRELLFALGIILGFHALGDALLGMLEIEQSTLRLSGGLILFIISMKMVFPPQEGDTEAVAHDPFIVPIAVPLIAGPSLLAAVMVFARQAQGGMMSQINVLAGILMAWTATAAIMAFTPDIARLLGPRTMRAMERLMGLVLIMMAVQMLENGIRLFVTSL
- the queD gene encoding 6-carboxytetrahydropterin synthase QueD encodes the protein MKKSIWRLTVRSEFCASHALRHYEGKCESMHGHNFAVEMVAEGDRLTGDTEIVLDFKVLKRELNAVLDTLDHKNLNDVTPFDTINPSSENLSRHIWQQLTPRLAPHGVRLHAVTVSEKAAQSATYMEIDE
- the dnaE gene encoding DNA polymerase III subunit alpha, which codes for MSDFVHLHCHTEYSLLDGAIRLKDLCAKAVDFGMPAAAITDHGNLYGAVYFYNTCKQFGIKPIIGCEVYVANDHTDKTSELARVRHHLVLLARDNEGYHNLVKLVSHGFLHGFHYKPRVDMNLLRQYSGGITALSACLAGQVPRALLRSGMDDAIRIAREYEAIYPGNFYLELQSNGLKEQDELNEKLIELADHTGLPLVATNDCHYLEASDVEAHDVLLCIQTQAKVDDERRMRFETKELYYKSPEEMEKAFAHVPDAVANTGRIAEQCAVKFEFGKYVFPVYALPEGMTLEDEFRRLSREGLKRRLERHPNRDTIDHDLYWKRLELELDVIGQMGFPGYFLIVQDFINWAKDNGIPVGPGRGSAAGSLVAWSLRITNLDPIPYNLLFERFLNIERVSMPDIDVDFCERRRTEVIRYVGEKYGEDMVAQITTFGKMKAKAVVRDVGRALGMTFAETDRIAKLVPEDLKMTVKKAIDAEPDLAALYKTDPQIRKLLDVSMRLEGLSRHASTHAAGVVVSDRPMRDYLPLYRGKKGEIVTQFDMKMVEKVGLVKFDFLGLRTMTLVQDSLDEIARQGKTPPDLDTLALDDAETYELYSRGDTDGIFQVESSGMRQYLRMLKPSCFDDVIAMLALYRPGPLGSGMVDEFIKRKHGEVPVTYPLPSLEDCLRDTYGVIVYQEQVMQIAQIAAGYTLGGADLLRRAMGKKNAEEMGQQRIKFVEGAQKNNVPKATADEIFDLMEKFAEYGFNKSHSAAYALISYYTAYLKVHFPTEFMAALLTSEMGNQDKLLKYVAACKDMGIAVLQPNVQASRREFTVHEGAIVFGLGGIKNVGDEAIREIVDAREEGGVFASLLDLCMRVNLRKVTKRVLESLIKGGACDCLGCTRAGMLAALDNVVSKAQKRLKDKESNQVSLFTMVPEEPAVCPGIGFDCEEQQAQEWDDDQKLRFEKEALGFFLTSHPLQPYRKELFRLRLTPLEETRDMAPGMSLKTAVLVTGIKEHMTKKGARMAFLQVEDLTASGECVFFPEPYAEFRELLKSDQPLLLEATISKQQNDDGGRNGGGGDGMSGSTGMTEEDDDTPREIKLLGDKVIPLARACGASDQPVTIDMPLPRVEPASLAALRAILERHRGPVPVNVRLVVDESECLLQFGPQWMVQPGPAFETDIAHWTEGPE